Genomic segment of Candidatus Latescibacter sp.:
TTGTCCGTGCGGCGGTGGCGGCGGTGGGAGGAATCGGCGCGTTTGTAAAAAAAGGGAACCAGGTGATCGTTAAACCCAATCTCTCCTTTGCCACAGCGCCGGATCGTGCGGCAACCACCAATCCCCAAGTCCTTCAGGCTGTTATAAAACTGTGCCTGGAAGCCGGGGCGAAAAAGGTGCTGGTAGTGGATCACCCCCTGCAGGATGCTGAAATCATCGGAACCCGCGCTGATGTAGCCCAGATGGTGAAACAAACTAAAAATGCACTGCTCATTCTGCCTGCAACGGAGAATCTGTATGCGGAGACTCCCATCCCCCAGGGAAAGGAGATGAAATCCACCAAGATGGCAAAGATTCTCAAAGAGGCGGAAGTGCTCATAAACCTTCCAGTTGCAAAATCCCACAGTGCGACCGGAGTGAGTCTCGGCCTCAAGGGGAACATGGGGCTCAACTGGGACCGTAAATGGATGCATGAGGCTTCCGACCTGAACCAGACTATCGCCGACCTCGCGACTATTGTCAAGCCGAGCCTGACCATTGTGGACGCCATTCGCGCACTCACCACCCGCGGGCCGCAGGGGCCGGGCAAGGTTGCAAATCTCAACACCATTCTCGCGGGAAGAGATCCGGTGGCGGTCGATGCCTATGCCGTAGCGCTGACTCCCTGGTATAACCAGAAACTTACCGCGAAAAATGTTGCCCACATCGTAATGTCAGCGGAGATGGGTGTGGGCCAGATAGACATATCGAAACTTAATGTGGTCCAGAAAACGGTATAAGAAAGGATACCCCAGTATTATTTTCCTAATCTTGTCAATCATGTTAATCATGTCTAATTTTTAAGATTCTTTTTTTTGACAGGATTTACAAGATTTTACAGGATTAAACTTTAATTTTTTCTTAATCTTGTTTTATTAGAACCAATTTCAGGAGGAATCCATGCAGCACTCGAGTCGCAGAGAGTTTTTGAAAAAAACCGCAGTAACCGGATTGATTGCCGGTGCAGGCCTGTCAGCGTCCGGTCTTTTTCCCCGGAGAATTTTTGCACAGGATAAAAAACAGGACGGCAAGCCTACGCTTCGCAAACTGGGTTCGACCGGGCTAGAGGTTTCCGAGGTGGGATTCGGGGTGATGAATACCCGCGATCCGGAGCTTGTCAAGGCTGGACTGGATGCAGGAATAAACTACTTCGATACTGCTCATGGCTACATGAACGGTGTAAACGAGCAGGTGCTGGGAGAAGTGCTGAAACAGGCCGGGCGAAACAAAGTACTTGTCGCCACCAAGGTACACTGCAAGGGGAGAAGCGCCGATGATGTCCGTCAGATGATGGAGCTCTCTCTGAAACGGCTCCAGACCGACCATGTGGAGATCATGTTCATGCATATGCCCCAAAACAGCAGTGAAATCATGATCGAAGAACACATGAAAGTATTCGAAAAAGCCAAAAAGGACGGGCTCTGCCGCTTTATCGGAGTTTCTACACATACGAACCATGCGGATACCATCGCCACCGCGGTAAATTCAAAATTCTGGGAAGCGGTGACAGTGGGATACAACCATCAA
This window contains:
- a CDS encoding DUF362 domain-containing protein encodes the protein MISRRGFLKTGAVATFVSGPFFTGFVYAEGNADLAEIKGENIEVIVRAAVAAVGGIGAFVKKGNQVIVKPNLSFATAPDRAATTNPQVLQAVIKLCLEAGAKKVLVVDHPLQDAEIIGTRADVAQMVKQTKNALLILPATENLYAETPIPQGKEMKSTKMAKILKEAEVLINLPVAKSHSATGVSLGLKGNMGLNWDRKWMHEASDLNQTIADLATIVKPSLTIVDAIRALTTRGPQGPGKVANLNTILAGRDPVAVDAYAVALTPWYNQKLTAKNVAHIVMSAEMGVGQIDISKLNVVQKTV
- a CDS encoding aldo/keto reductase produces the protein MQHSSRREFLKKTAVTGLIAGAGLSASGLFPRRIFAQDKKQDGKPTLRKLGSTGLEVSEVGFGVMNTRDPELVKAGLDAGINYFDTAHGYMNGVNEQVLGEVLKQAGRNKVLVATKVHCKGRSADDVRQMMELSLKRLQTDHVEIMFMHMPQNSSEIMIEEHMKVFEKAKKDGLCRFIGVSTHTNHADTIATAVNSKFWEAVTVGYNHQSPDEVTAAIEKARKAGLAIIAMKTQVKGKGYPDHKMGDISSQQAALKWVLQNKYVDTTIPGVRNFEEIAENVAVMGMKMSFFDRRTLYKHAENLKGAYCRGAAGCTGCQDQCPKGVEICELNRCLGYAYGYEDLRLAKENYAQLPPASRVERCSDCGECVVKCVSGLDLTDSVRRARKLFA